In Zingiber officinale cultivar Zhangliang chromosome 8B, Zo_v1.1, whole genome shotgun sequence, a single genomic region encodes these proteins:
- the LOC122014310 gene encoding cyclin-D3-2-like, producing MALFDLLDHLYCQEENLLWEEEHVEPTAADGESEHLFVPAAEAEQEEWTELLCSLSFKEGDFVLEAFPDGADSYLGSVRMAAVEWVVRAATRHGFSALTALLAVNYLDRCFVPCATRSEALHLRDNRPWMGRLAAVACLSLAAKVEEMCVPLLVDLQLLDPPEDGGFLFEPKTIQRMELLVLSALGWRMNPVTPLSFVHHLLHRLFSNTEKAETSSGGGGIARIRALLMRCEESLLSVIADRRWVRYPASVWAAATLLEAARSAVDGAVTAAEVQETRHLISLLNAPKEKVEECYQLILSETITISRKRKRSYPAFCFRSSPPSPSGVIGSCFSGESSCDSWAAPPVKRTNGSARESLVDEGFGEH from the exons ATGGCTCTTTTCGATCTTTTGGATCATCTTTATTGCCAAGAAGAGAACTTGTTGTGGGAAGAGGAACATGTGGAACCAACGGCGGCGGACGGTGAATCTGAGCACCTCTTTGTCCCGGCGGCGGAGGCGGAGCAGGAAGAGTGGACTGAGTTGCTCTGTTCTCTCTCGTTTAAAGAAGGGGACTTTGTGCTAGAAGCTTTTCCTGACGGCGCCGACTCGTATCTCGGGTCGGTGAGGATGGCAGCGGTGGAGTGGGTTGTGCGGGCCGCCACGCGGCACGGATTCTCCGCACTCACGGCGCTGCTCGCCGTCAACTACCTCGACAGGTGCTTCGTCCCCTGCGCCACGCGGAGTGAGGCCCTGCATCTCCGCGACAACAGACCGTGGATGGGGAGGCTCGCGGCCGTGGCGTGCCTCTCGCTGGCGGCGAAGGTGGAGGAGATGTGCGTGCCGCTCCTGGTCGACCTCCAGCTGCTGGATCCGCCGGAGGACGGCGGATTCCTTTTCGAGCCGAAGACGATCCAGCGGATGGAGCTTCTAGTGCTCTCCGCTCTCGGCTGGAGGATGAATCCCGTCACTCCCCTCTCCTTCGTCCACCACCTTCTCCACCGCCTCTTCTCGAACACTGAAAAGGCCGAAACCAGCTCCGGCGGCGGCGGCATTGCCCGCATTCGCGCGCTGCTGATGAGGTGCGAAGAGAGTCTTCTATCCGTAATAGCAG ATCGGAGATGGGTTCGATATCCGGCGTCGGTGTGGGCAGCGGCGACACTGCTCGAGGCGGCACGATCCGCGGTCGACGGAGCAGTCACGGCGGCGGAAGTCCAAGAGACCCGCCATCTCATTTCCCTCCTCAACGCCCCAAAG GAAAAAGTGGAAGAGTGCTATCAGCTAATCCTTTCAGAAACCATCACGATTAGCCGCAAGCGCAAGCGTTCCTACCCTGCCTTCTGCTTCCGGTCATCGCCGCCGAGTCCCAGCGGAGTGATCGGGTCCTGCTTCAGCGGCGAGAGCTCGTGCGACTCATGGGCGGCGCCGCCCGTCAAGAGAACCAATGGCAGCGCGAGGGAGTCCTTGGTAGACGAGGGATTTGGAGAGCATTAA
- the LOC122014473 gene encoding synaptotagmin-5-like isoform X2, protein MGFFLGLFLGVVVGVGLVMAFVHSENGRSKRRGELAAAVASFARMTVEDSRKLLPAEFYPSWVVFSQRQKLNWLNLELTKIWPFVDQAASELIRSSVEPVLEQYKPIVLSSLKFSKLTLGTVAPQFTGVSIIEGDMSGITMELEMQWDGNPSIVLDVRTRVGVSLPIQVKNIGFTGVFRVIFKPLVDEFPCFGAICYSLREKKKLDFTLKVVGGDISSLPGISDAIEGMIRDAVEDSITWPVRNIIPILPGDYSDLELKPTGILEVKLVQAKGLTNKDLIGKSDPYAVLYIRPLRDRTKTSKVINNDLDPIWNEHFEFTVEDASTQNLTVKIYDDEGLQASEFIGCAQVRLQDLQPGKVKDVWLKLVKDLEVQRDKKDRGQVLKSSTNGADAESIERTANQKKKEVIVRGVLSVTIISGEDLPAMDVMGKADPFVVIRMKKSETKNKTRVVNDSLNPTWNQTFDIVVEDGLHDMLILEVWDHDTFGKDYMGRCIMTLTRVILEGEVRDSFPLEGAKSGKLNVYLKWAAQPIFRDNN, encoded by the exons ATGGGGTTCTTTCTCGGCCTATTCCTCGGGGTCGTCGTTGGCGTTGGCCTCGTCATGGCCTTCGTCCACTCGGAGAACGGGCGATCCAAGCGCCGAGGAGAACTG GCTGCAGCTGTTGCTTCTTTTGCAAGAATGACAGTAGAAGATTCGAGGAAACTACTGCCTGCTGAATTTTACCCTTCGTGGGTTGTTTTCTCACAGAGACAAAAG cTGAACTGGCTGAACTTGGAACTTACCAAGATCTGGCCTTTTGTTGATCAG GCAGCCTCTGAACTGATAAGAAGTTCCGTTGAGCCAGTGCTTGAACAATATAAACCAATTGTCTTAAGTTCTCTGAAGTTTTCAAAGCTTACGCTGGGAACTGTTGCTCCACAATTCACTG GTGTCTCAATCATTGAGGGGGATATGTCTGGAATCACAATGGAGCTAGAGATGCAGTGGGATGGCAATCCAAGCATTGTTCTTGATGTTCGGACAAGAGTTGGTGTGTCACTTCCCATACAG GTGAAAAACATTGGCTTCACAGGTGTGTTCCGTGTGATTTTTAAACCACTGGTGGATGAATTTCCTTGCTTTGGAGCTATTTGTTATTCTTTGAGAGAGAAG AAAAAACTTGACTTTACTCTTAAAGTAGTCGGTGGTGATATATCATCACTTCCTGGTATATCGGATGCGATTGAG GGAATGATACGTGATGCTGTTGAAGATTCGATAACATGGCCAGTTCGGAATATTATTCCTATTTTACCTGGAGATTACAG TGACCTGGAACTGAAACCTACTGGTATTCTGGAGGTAAAGCTTGTTCAAGCAAAAGGTTTGACAAATAAGGACTTAATAGGGAAATCCGATCCCTATGCTGTGTTATATATACGACCACTACGTGACAGAACAAAGACTAGCAAAGTCATT AACAACGATTTAGATCCAATATGGAATGAACACTTCGAGTTCACAGTTGAGGATGCTTCGACTCAGAATTTGACAGTAAAGATATATGATGATGAAGGTTTACAGGCATCTGAATTTATAGGTTGTGCTCAAGTAAGGTTACAGGATCTTCAGCCTGGAAAAGTGAAAGATGTCTGGTTGAAACTTGTCAAAGATTTAGAAGTCCAGAGAGACAAGAAGGACCGTGGTCAG GTTCTCAAGAGTAGCACAAATGGAGCTGATGCTGAAAGCATAGAGCGCACAGCtaatcaaaagaaaaaggaggtgatAGTAAGAGGAGTGCTTTCTGTAACAATCATCTCTGGGGAGGACTTGCCTGCAATGGATGTAATGGGAAAGGCAGACCCCTTTGTTGTGATCCGTATGAAAAAATCAGAAACTAAGAACAAAACTAGG GTTGTGAATGATAGCTTGAATCCAACCTGGAATCAAACTTTTGACATTGTTGTTGAAGATGGCCTGCATGATATGCTTATATTGGAAGTTTGGGACCATGACACATTTGGAAAG GACTACATGGGGCGGTGCATCATGACGTTGACAAGGGTCATACTTGAAGGGGAAGTCAGAGATAGCTTTCCTTTAGAAGGGGCCAAATCTGGAAAGCTTAACGTGTACCTAAAGTGGGCAGCACAACCCATATTCCGTGATAATAACTGA
- the LOC122016245 gene encoding ethylene-responsive transcription factor ERF008-like produces the protein MMEGPPVEVVTPMKEHHRYRGIRMRKWGKWVAEIREPNKRSRIWLGSYCTPVAAAKAYDTALLYLRGRAARLNFPEDVSDDEVEDAAAMSAASIRKRAAEVGAKVDALQLSTAAAPLGGQKESRGCRKGEKRRYKSPDLNQEPEPESDDGEE, from the coding sequence ATGATGGAAGGTCCGCCAGTGGAGGTGGTGACGCCGATGAAGGAGCACCACCGGTACCGAGGGATACGGATGCGGAAGTGGGGGAAATGGGTGGCGGAGATCCGGGAGCCGAACAAGCGGTCGAGGATATGGCTGGGGAGCTACTGCACCCCGGTGGCCGCCGCGAAGGCCTACGACACCGCGCTGCTCTACCTCCGCGGCCGCGCCGCCCGCCTCAACTTCCCCGAAGACGTGTCCGACGACGAGGTGGAGGACGCGGCTGCGATGTCGGCGGCGTCGATAAGGAAGAGGGCGGCGGAGGTCGGCGCCAAGGTCGACGCGCTGCAGCTGAGCACCGCCGCCGCCCCGCTCGGAGGGCAGAAGGAAAGTCGAGGGTGTCGGAAAGGGGAGAAGCGGAGGTACAAGAGTCCGGACCTGAATCAGGAGCCGGAGCCGGAGAGCGACGACGGCGAGGAGTAG
- the LOC122014473 gene encoding synaptotagmin-5-like isoform X1 yields the protein MGFFLGLFLGVVVGVGLVMAFVHSENGRSKRRGELAAAVASFARMTVEDSRKLLPAEFYPSWVVFSQRQKLNWLNLELTKIWPFVDQAASELIRSSVEPVLEQYKPIVLSSLKFSKLTLGTVAPQFTGVSIIEGDMSGITMELEMQWDGNPSIVLDVRTRVGVSLPIQVKNIGFTGVFRVIFKPLVDEFPCFGAICYSLREKKKLDFTLKVVGGDISSLPGISDAIEGMIRDAVEDSITWPVRNIIPILPGDYSDLELKPTGILEVKLVQAKGLTNKDLIGKSDPYAVLYIRPLRDRTKTSKVINNDLDPIWNEHFEFTVEDASTQNLTVKIYDDEGLQASEFIGCAQVRLQDLQPGKVKDVWLKLVKDLEVQRDKKDRGQVHLELLYCPFGTESQFSNPFANQKYSMTSLEKVLKSSTNGADAESIERTANQKKKEVIVRGVLSVTIISGEDLPAMDVMGKADPFVVIRMKKSETKNKTRVVNDSLNPTWNQTFDIVVEDGLHDMLILEVWDHDTFGKDYMGRCIMTLTRVILEGEVRDSFPLEGAKSGKLNVYLKWAAQPIFRDNN from the exons ATGGGGTTCTTTCTCGGCCTATTCCTCGGGGTCGTCGTTGGCGTTGGCCTCGTCATGGCCTTCGTCCACTCGGAGAACGGGCGATCCAAGCGCCGAGGAGAACTG GCTGCAGCTGTTGCTTCTTTTGCAAGAATGACAGTAGAAGATTCGAGGAAACTACTGCCTGCTGAATTTTACCCTTCGTGGGTTGTTTTCTCACAGAGACAAAAG cTGAACTGGCTGAACTTGGAACTTACCAAGATCTGGCCTTTTGTTGATCAG GCAGCCTCTGAACTGATAAGAAGTTCCGTTGAGCCAGTGCTTGAACAATATAAACCAATTGTCTTAAGTTCTCTGAAGTTTTCAAAGCTTACGCTGGGAACTGTTGCTCCACAATTCACTG GTGTCTCAATCATTGAGGGGGATATGTCTGGAATCACAATGGAGCTAGAGATGCAGTGGGATGGCAATCCAAGCATTGTTCTTGATGTTCGGACAAGAGTTGGTGTGTCACTTCCCATACAG GTGAAAAACATTGGCTTCACAGGTGTGTTCCGTGTGATTTTTAAACCACTGGTGGATGAATTTCCTTGCTTTGGAGCTATTTGTTATTCTTTGAGAGAGAAG AAAAAACTTGACTTTACTCTTAAAGTAGTCGGTGGTGATATATCATCACTTCCTGGTATATCGGATGCGATTGAG GGAATGATACGTGATGCTGTTGAAGATTCGATAACATGGCCAGTTCGGAATATTATTCCTATTTTACCTGGAGATTACAG TGACCTGGAACTGAAACCTACTGGTATTCTGGAGGTAAAGCTTGTTCAAGCAAAAGGTTTGACAAATAAGGACTTAATAGGGAAATCCGATCCCTATGCTGTGTTATATATACGACCACTACGTGACAGAACAAAGACTAGCAAAGTCATT AACAACGATTTAGATCCAATATGGAATGAACACTTCGAGTTCACAGTTGAGGATGCTTCGACTCAGAATTTGACAGTAAAGATATATGATGATGAAGGTTTACAGGCATCTGAATTTATAGGTTGTGCTCAAGTAAGGTTACAGGATCTTCAGCCTGGAAAAGTGAAAGATGTCTGGTTGAAACTTGTCAAAGATTTAGAAGTCCAGAGAGACAAGAAGGACCGTGGTCAG GTTCACCTAGAGCTTCTATATTGTCCTTTCGGCACAGAGAGTCAATTTTCTAACCCTTTTGCCAATCAAAAATACTCTATGACTTCTTTGGAGAAGGTTCTCAAGAGTAGCACAAATGGAGCTGATGCTGAAAGCATAGAGCGCACAGCtaatcaaaagaaaaaggaggtgatAGTAAGAGGAGTGCTTTCTGTAACAATCATCTCTGGGGAGGACTTGCCTGCAATGGATGTAATGGGAAAGGCAGACCCCTTTGTTGTGATCCGTATGAAAAAATCAGAAACTAAGAACAAAACTAGG GTTGTGAATGATAGCTTGAATCCAACCTGGAATCAAACTTTTGACATTGTTGTTGAAGATGGCCTGCATGATATGCTTATATTGGAAGTTTGGGACCATGACACATTTGGAAAG GACTACATGGGGCGGTGCATCATGACGTTGACAAGGGTCATACTTGAAGGGGAAGTCAGAGATAGCTTTCCTTTAGAAGGGGCCAAATCTGGAAAGCTTAACGTGTACCTAAAGTGGGCAGCACAACCCATATTCCGTGATAATAACTGA
- the LOC122014473 gene encoding synaptotagmin-5-like isoform X3: MSGITMELEMQWDGNPSIVLDVRTRVGVSLPIQVKNIGFTGVFRVIFKPLVDEFPCFGAICYSLREKKKLDFTLKVVGGDISSLPGISDAIEGMIRDAVEDSITWPVRNIIPILPGDYSDLELKPTGILEVKLVQAKGLTNKDLIGKSDPYAVLYIRPLRDRTKTSKVINNDLDPIWNEHFEFTVEDASTQNLTVKIYDDEGLQASEFIGCAQVRLQDLQPGKVKDVWLKLVKDLEVQRDKKDRGQVHLELLYCPFGTESQFSNPFANQKYSMTSLEKVLKSSTNGADAESIERTANQKKKEVIVRGVLSVTIISGEDLPAMDVMGKADPFVVIRMKKSETKNKTRVVNDSLNPTWNQTFDIVVEDGLHDMLILEVWDHDTFGKDYMGRCIMTLTRVILEGEVRDSFPLEGAKSGKLNVYLKWAAQPIFRDNN; the protein is encoded by the exons ATGTCTGGAATCACAATGGAGCTAGAGATGCAGTGGGATGGCAATCCAAGCATTGTTCTTGATGTTCGGACAAGAGTTGGTGTGTCACTTCCCATACAG GTGAAAAACATTGGCTTCACAGGTGTGTTCCGTGTGATTTTTAAACCACTGGTGGATGAATTTCCTTGCTTTGGAGCTATTTGTTATTCTTTGAGAGAGAAG AAAAAACTTGACTTTACTCTTAAAGTAGTCGGTGGTGATATATCATCACTTCCTGGTATATCGGATGCGATTGAG GGAATGATACGTGATGCTGTTGAAGATTCGATAACATGGCCAGTTCGGAATATTATTCCTATTTTACCTGGAGATTACAG TGACCTGGAACTGAAACCTACTGGTATTCTGGAGGTAAAGCTTGTTCAAGCAAAAGGTTTGACAAATAAGGACTTAATAGGGAAATCCGATCCCTATGCTGTGTTATATATACGACCACTACGTGACAGAACAAAGACTAGCAAAGTCATT AACAACGATTTAGATCCAATATGGAATGAACACTTCGAGTTCACAGTTGAGGATGCTTCGACTCAGAATTTGACAGTAAAGATATATGATGATGAAGGTTTACAGGCATCTGAATTTATAGGTTGTGCTCAAGTAAGGTTACAGGATCTTCAGCCTGGAAAAGTGAAAGATGTCTGGTTGAAACTTGTCAAAGATTTAGAAGTCCAGAGAGACAAGAAGGACCGTGGTCAG GTTCACCTAGAGCTTCTATATTGTCCTTTCGGCACAGAGAGTCAATTTTCTAACCCTTTTGCCAATCAAAAATACTCTATGACTTCTTTGGAGAAGGTTCTCAAGAGTAGCACAAATGGAGCTGATGCTGAAAGCATAGAGCGCACAGCtaatcaaaagaaaaaggaggtgatAGTAAGAGGAGTGCTTTCTGTAACAATCATCTCTGGGGAGGACTTGCCTGCAATGGATGTAATGGGAAAGGCAGACCCCTTTGTTGTGATCCGTATGAAAAAATCAGAAACTAAGAACAAAACTAGG GTTGTGAATGATAGCTTGAATCCAACCTGGAATCAAACTTTTGACATTGTTGTTGAAGATGGCCTGCATGATATGCTTATATTGGAAGTTTGGGACCATGACACATTTGGAAAG GACTACATGGGGCGGTGCATCATGACGTTGACAAGGGTCATACTTGAAGGGGAAGTCAGAGATAGCTTTCCTTTAGAAGGGGCCAAATCTGGAAAGCTTAACGTGTACCTAAAGTGGGCAGCACAACCCATATTCCGTGATAATAACTGA